A genomic window from Pseudomonas alcaligenes includes:
- a CDS encoding osmoprotectant NAGGN system M42 family peptidase: MTRLVEPDLAYLRQVLLEMLAIPSPTGFTDTIVRYVAERLEELGIPFELTRRGTIRATLKGRQTSPDRAVSAHLDTIGAIVRELKDNGRPALAPVGCWSSRFAEGSRVSLFTDNGVLRGSVLPLLASGHAFNTAVDQLPVSWDQVELRLDAYCATRADCEALGVAVGDFVAFDPLPEFTDSGHISARHLDDKAGVAALLAALKAIVESGEVPEIDCHPLFTITEEVGSGAAAALPWDVSEFVGIDIAPVAPGQQSSEHCVSVALQDSGGPYDYHLSRHLLRLAGDGEIPVRRDLFRYYHSDAQSAVTAGHDIRTALLAFGCDATHGYERTHIDSLAALSRLIGAYLLSPPVFASDAQPAREQSLERFSHQIEHDVQMASDTQVPAIDSLLGSRSSPAD, translated from the coding sequence ATGACCCGACTCGTCGAACCCGACCTCGCCTACCTGCGCCAGGTGCTGCTGGAGATGCTCGCCATTCCCAGCCCCACCGGCTTCACCGACACCATCGTGCGTTACGTCGCCGAACGCCTGGAGGAGCTCGGCATCCCCTTCGAGCTGACCCGCCGCGGCACCATTCGCGCCACCCTCAAGGGCCGCCAGACCAGCCCGGACCGCGCGGTCTCGGCGCACCTCGACACCATCGGCGCCATCGTCCGCGAGCTGAAGGACAACGGCCGCCCGGCCCTGGCCCCGGTTGGCTGCTGGTCCAGCCGCTTCGCCGAGGGCAGCCGCGTCAGCCTGTTCACCGACAACGGCGTGCTGCGCGGCAGCGTGCTGCCGCTGCTGGCCTCCGGGCACGCCTTCAACACCGCGGTGGACCAGCTGCCGGTGAGCTGGGACCAGGTCGAGCTGCGCCTCGATGCCTACTGCGCCACCCGCGCCGACTGCGAGGCCCTGGGCGTGGCGGTGGGCGATTTCGTCGCCTTCGACCCGCTGCCGGAGTTCACCGATAGCGGCCACATCAGCGCCCGCCACCTCGACGACAAGGCCGGCGTGGCGGCCCTGCTGGCCGCACTCAAGGCTATCGTCGAGAGCGGCGAGGTGCCGGAGATCGACTGCCACCCGCTGTTCACCATCACCGAGGAAGTCGGCTCCGGCGCCGCCGCTGCTCTGCCCTGGGACGTCAGCGAGTTCGTCGGCATCGACATCGCCCCGGTGGCGCCCGGCCAGCAATCCAGCGAGCACTGCGTCAGCGTGGCCCTGCAGGACTCCGGCGGCCCCTACGACTACCACCTGTCGCGCCATCTGCTGCGCCTGGCCGGTGACGGCGAGATCCCGGTGCGCCGCGACCTGTTCCGCTACTACCACAGCGACGCGCAGTCGGCGGTGACCGCCGGCCACGACATCCGCACCGCCCTGCTGGCCTTTGGCTGCGACGCCACCCACGGCTACGAGCGCACCCATATCGACAGCCTGGCGGCGCTCAGCCGCCTGATCGGCGCCTACCTGCTCAGCCCGCCGGTGTTCGCCAGCGACGCCCAGCCGGCCCGCGAGCAGTCGCTTGAGCGCTTCAGCCACCAGATCGAGCACGACGTGCAGATGGCCAGCGATACCCAGGTGCCGGCCATCGACAGCCTGCTCGGCAGCCGCTCAAGCCCGGCGGACTAG
- a CDS encoding YheU family protein, which translates to MLIPHQMLEAETLTRLLEDFVTRDGTDNGDDTPLATRVERARRALEKGQALIAFDPDSQQCQLMLREEVPKEWLEY; encoded by the coding sequence ATGCTGATCCCCCACCAGATGCTCGAAGCCGAGACCCTCACCCGCCTGCTGGAAGACTTCGTCACCCGCGACGGCACCGACAATGGCGACGACACGCCGCTGGCGACCCGCGTCGAGCGGGCGCGCCGGGCACTGGAGAAGGGTCAGGCACTGATCGCCTTCGACCCCGACAGCCAGCAGTGCCAGCTGATGCTGCGCGAGGAAGTGCCGAAGGAGTGGCTGGAGTACTGA
- a CDS encoding CynX/NimT family MFS transporter, whose amino-acid sequence MKPVSRALLMLALVLAAINLRPGITSFAPLIERIAEELALSRGLISLTTALPVLCMGLLAPLAPRLAVRFGLERTIVCCLALIALALLVRLGGHASAVLIGSAVLLGTGIAVAGPLLSGFIKRHFRDQVGQVVGWYSFSMAIGGAGGAVLTVPLTQHLGDDWSLGLAAWCVPALLALVLWLRMPNRAEAAQLGDGQGLPWREPRAWLVTGFFAIQAGFFYTMATWLVARYHEAGLSLLYSNGLFSLFMLVGLPSSWLMPWLAQRFDIRQPLLVACGLSLTLCLAMITFQPTLLPELWAVLMGFALSGSFALSLVLPLYEVHTPLAVSRWTAMMLCAGYCMACLAPILAGLGRDLAGNYQAPFMVLIGLGGLMTLIAWALRSPRRPA is encoded by the coding sequence GTGAAACCTGTATCCCGAGCCCTGCTGATGCTGGCTCTGGTGCTGGCGGCGATCAACCTGCGCCCCGGCATCACTTCCTTCGCCCCGCTGATCGAACGCATCGCCGAGGAGCTTGCCCTGAGCCGCGGCCTGATCAGCCTGACCACCGCCTTGCCGGTGCTGTGCATGGGCCTGCTGGCGCCGCTGGCGCCGCGCCTGGCCGTGCGCTTCGGCCTGGAGCGCACCATCGTCTGTTGCCTGGCCTTGATCGCCCTGGCGCTGCTGGTTCGCCTGGGTGGGCACGCCAGTGCCGTGCTGATCGGCAGTGCCGTGCTGCTCGGCACCGGCATCGCCGTGGCCGGGCCGCTGCTGTCCGGTTTCATCAAGCGGCATTTCCGTGATCAGGTCGGCCAGGTGGTCGGCTGGTATTCCTTCAGCATGGCCATCGGCGGTGCCGGCGGCGCGGTGCTGACCGTACCGCTGACCCAGCACCTGGGCGACGACTGGAGCCTGGGCCTGGCCGCCTGGTGCGTGCCGGCGCTGCTCGCCCTGGTGCTGTGGCTGCGCATGCCCAACCGCGCCGAGGCGGCGCAGCTTGGCGATGGCCAGGGGCTGCCCTGGCGCGAGCCGCGCGCCTGGCTGGTGACCGGTTTCTTCGCCATCCAGGCCGGCTTCTTCTACACCATGGCCACCTGGCTGGTGGCGCGCTACCACGAGGCGGGGCTCAGCCTGCTGTACAGCAACGGCCTGTTCAGCCTGTTCATGCTGGTCGGCCTGCCCAGTTCCTGGCTGATGCCCTGGCTGGCCCAGCGCTTCGATATCCGCCAGCCGCTGCTGGTGGCCTGCGGCCTGAGCCTGACCCTGTGCCTGGCCATGATCACCTTCCAGCCGACCCTGCTGCCCGAGCTCTGGGCCGTGTTGATGGGCTTCGCCCTGAGCGGCTCCTTCGCCCTGTCGCTGGTGCTGCCGCTGTACGAAGTGCACACGCCGCTGGCGGTCAGCCGCTGGACCGCGATGATGCTCTGCGCCGGCTACTGCATGGCCTGCCTGGCGCCGATCCTGGCCGGCCTGGGGCGTGATCTGGCCGGCAACTACCAGGCGCCGTTCATGGTGCTGATCGGTTTGGGAGGGCTGATGACGCTGATCGCCTGGGCCCTGCGCTCGCCGCGGCGCCCGGCCTGA
- a CDS encoding 7TM diverse intracellular signaling domain-containing protein yields the protein MPRLCLAVLLLCLCGPLWALAPAPLDRDELRLSLAPFMAYHEDPSGKLSPAEAQQLPDSAFQPVTGDHANLGKNDSVWWFRVRLANSRPQPLAGYLEVNYALLDHIDVYLQDANGQLQRQHSGDTFAFAQRPVQVRHFWFPLQLAPGDHSLLLRVESTSTIFVPLFFSTHGASAAAQENLMGINGAFYGVLFAMFVYNLFLFLSLRERAYFWYLVYNINVGLFAACFDGMLFKLLPEHVALQSVSIYILMYLHCLTAVQFSRHFLHIPQHFPQLDKAMRLLMLGIVGCLLSVPLIGLAAWNILASLAVLLVSLILLLTGIYAWRRGVRHGSYYVLAWSVLLVAFMLVTSGSLGVEIFGIYGSAVVKVGVTIELLTLSIGLADRINLLKEEGYRSRQAAAQAEYESQAKSRFLAKMSHEIRTPLNGVLGMLQLLRETPLERSQRFYVDTIASSGTSLMAVINDILDYARIESGKLSLEEIEFDLEQMVSDTLVLFTAQALEKRLRLYVSLEGGVPRRVLGDPTRLKQVLMNLLGNALKFTQEGHVALTISRRSNSQGQQHLVFAVSDSGIGIRDEVLTQLFRSFAQGDSSTTRRYGGSGLGLAISKELVEMMGGRIEVQSTPGQGSRFAFDIPLKPGEQTEDELLGLLESRVALLCSLDAQGLDYLGHLLGRWGMRTQRCQDPERLRDYLEDFSAPPLLVLMAPWPGSCGHWLDSLRPHLEHGQRVLLLSPPEQHQHLPDSLGLRLLGLPLPLSLSSLREALQELYSERRREAQEPAPALASRGGRAPCILVAEDNKVNQMVVQGFLKKRGYQVRLVADGRAAVDEYRRDPAAIALILMDCEMPELDGFEATRQIRQLQYQRQLPAVPIIALTAHILDEHRQRGAEAGMDDFLGKPLDCQQLYAVLDRHLLAAANASD from the coding sequence ATGCCGCGCTTGTGTCTGGCTGTGCTGCTGCTCTGCCTGTGCGGGCCGTTGTGGGCGCTCGCCCCGGCACCGCTGGATCGTGACGAGCTGCGCCTGTCGCTGGCGCCCTTCATGGCCTACCACGAAGACCCGAGCGGCAAGCTGAGCCCCGCCGAGGCGCAGCAGTTGCCGGACAGCGCCTTCCAGCCGGTGACCGGCGACCACGCCAACCTGGGCAAGAACGACTCGGTGTGGTGGTTCAGGGTGCGCCTGGCCAACAGCCGGCCACAGCCGCTGGCCGGCTACCTGGAAGTCAACTACGCCCTGCTCGACCACATCGACGTCTACCTGCAGGACGCCAACGGCCAGCTGCAGCGCCAGCACAGCGGCGACACCTTCGCCTTCGCCCAGCGCCCGGTGCAGGTACGCCACTTCTGGTTCCCGCTGCAGCTGGCGCCGGGCGACCATAGCCTGCTGCTGCGGGTGGAGAGCACCAGCACCATCTTCGTGCCACTGTTCTTCAGCACCCACGGTGCCAGCGCGGCGGCCCAGGAAAACCTGATGGGCATCAACGGCGCCTTCTACGGCGTGCTGTTCGCCATGTTCGTCTACAACCTGTTCCTGTTCCTCTCGCTGCGCGAGCGCGCCTACTTCTGGTACCTGGTGTACAACATCAACGTCGGCCTGTTCGCCGCCTGCTTCGACGGCATGCTGTTCAAGCTGCTGCCCGAGCATGTGGCGCTGCAGTCGGTGAGCATCTACATCCTGATGTACCTGCACTGCCTCACAGCCGTCCAGTTCAGCCGCCACTTCCTGCACATCCCGCAGCACTTCCCGCAGCTGGACAAGGCCATGCGCCTGCTGATGCTGGGCATCGTCGGCTGCCTGCTGTCGGTGCCGCTGATCGGCCTGGCCGCCTGGAACATCCTGGCCAGCCTGGCGGTGCTGCTGGTCTCGCTGATCCTCCTGCTCACCGGCATCTACGCCTGGCGCCGCGGCGTGCGCCACGGCTCCTACTACGTGCTGGCCTGGAGCGTGCTGCTGGTGGCCTTCATGCTGGTCACCAGCGGCTCGCTGGGCGTGGAGATCTTCGGCATCTATGGCTCGGCGGTGGTCAAGGTGGGCGTGACCATCGAGCTGCTGACCCTGTCGATCGGCCTGGCCGACCGCATCAACCTGCTCAAGGAGGAGGGCTACCGTTCACGCCAGGCGGCGGCCCAGGCGGAGTACGAAAGCCAGGCCAAGAGCCGCTTCCTGGCCAAGATGAGCCACGAGATCCGCACCCCGCTCAACGGCGTGCTGGGCATGCTGCAGCTGCTGCGCGAGACGCCGCTGGAGCGCAGCCAGCGCTTTTATGTGGACACCATCGCCAGCTCCGGGACCTCGCTGATGGCGGTGATCAACGACATCCTCGACTACGCGCGGATCGAGTCCGGCAAGCTGAGCCTGGAGGAGATCGAGTTCGACCTGGAGCAGATGGTCTCCGACACCCTGGTGCTGTTCACCGCCCAGGCACTGGAGAAGCGCCTGCGCCTCTACGTCAGCCTGGAGGGCGGCGTGCCCCGCCGCGTGCTGGGCGACCCGACGCGGCTCAAGCAGGTGCTGATGAACCTGCTGGGCAATGCCCTGAAGTTCACCCAGGAAGGCCACGTCGCGCTGACCATCAGCCGGCGCAGCAACAGTCAGGGCCAGCAGCACCTGGTATTCGCCGTCAGCGACAGTGGCATCGGCATCCGCGACGAGGTGCTCACCCAGCTGTTCCGCTCCTTCGCCCAGGGCGACTCCAGCACCACCCGGCGCTATGGCGGCAGCGGCCTGGGCCTGGCCATCAGCAAGGAGCTGGTGGAGATGATGGGCGGCCGCATCGAAGTGCAGAGCACGCCGGGCCAGGGCTCGCGCTTCGCCTTCGATATTCCGCTGAAGCCCGGCGAGCAGACGGAAGACGAACTGCTCGGCCTGCTGGAGAGCCGTGTCGCCCTGCTCTGCTCGCTGGACGCCCAGGGGCTCGACTACCTCGGCCACCTGCTCGGCCGCTGGGGCATGCGCACCCAGCGCTGCCAGGATCCGGAGCGCCTGCGCGACTACCTGGAGGATTTCAGTGCACCACCGCTGCTGGTGCTGATGGCGCCCTGGCCGGGCAGCTGCGGCCACTGGCTGGACAGCCTGCGACCGCACCTGGAACACGGCCAGCGCGTGCTGCTGCTGAGCCCGCCGGAACAGCACCAGCACCTGCCGGACAGCCTGGGCCTGCGCCTGCTCGGCCTGCCCCTGCCGCTGTCCCTGAGCAGTCTGCGCGAGGCCCTGCAGGAACTCTACAGCGAGCGCCGCCGTGAAGCCCAGGAGCCTGCTCCGGCACTGGCCAGCCGTGGCGGCAGGGCGCCCTGCATCCTGGTCGCCGAGGACAACAAGGTGAATCAGATGGTGGTACAGGGCTTTCTCAAGAAGCGCGGCTACCAGGTACGCCTGGTCGCCGACGGGCGCGCGGCGGTCGACGAATACCGCCGCGATCCGGCGGCCATCGCGCTGATCCTGATGGACTGCGAGATGCCTGAGCTGGACGGCTTCGAGGCCACCCGGCAGATCCGCCAGCTGCAGTACCAGCGCCAGCTGCCGGCGGTACCGATCATCGCGCTGACCGCACACATCCTCGACGAGCATCGCCAGCGCGGCGCCGAGGCCGGCATGGACGACTTCCTCGGCAAGCCGCTGGACTGCCAGCAGCTCTACGCGGTGCTCGATCGCCACCTGCTCGCCGCGGCGAACGCCAGCGATTAG
- a CDS encoding YnfA family protein, which yields MLNYFWFFLAALFEIGGCYAFWMWLRLGKSAWWIAPGLLSLTLFALLLTRVEAAYAGRAYAAYGGVYIVASLLWLGLIERTRPLLSDWLGAALCLVGAGIILFGPRFASH from the coding sequence ATGCTCAACTACTTCTGGTTCTTCCTCGCCGCGCTGTTCGAGATCGGCGGCTGCTACGCCTTCTGGATGTGGCTGCGGCTGGGCAAGAGCGCCTGGTGGATCGCCCCGGGCCTGCTCAGCCTGACCCTGTTCGCCCTGCTGCTGACCCGTGTCGAAGCGGCCTATGCCGGGCGCGCCTATGCCGCCTATGGCGGCGTCTACATCGTGGCTTCGCTGCTCTGGCTGGGGCTGATCGAGCGGACCCGGCCGCTGCTCTCGGACTGGCTGGGCGCGGCGCTGTGCCTGGTCGGTGCCGGCATCATCCTGTTCGGCCCGCGCTTCGCCAGCCACTGA
- the ngg gene encoding N-acetylglutaminylglutamine synthetase, with amino-acid sequence MRATAYKQRLQRGQAPSYERLQAHLAREGSDACQPQSIHCGWGRLLIGHTYPDAASLAAALQEERAGERDIALYVAAPQQVLAQAPQQLFLDPSDTLRLWFTDYRPAPRSFRGFHIRRVQGQADWDAINRLYLQRGMLPVEHERLTPREDGGPSYWLAEDEVGGRVLGTVMGLDHQRAFADPQLGSSLWCLAVAPDCPRPGVGEALVRHLIEHGMSRGLAYLDLSVLHDNLQAKALYAKLGFRDLSTFAIKRRNGINQALFLGPGPEAGLNPYARIIVDEAQRRGIEVQVDDAEGGLFTLSQGGRRIRCRESLSDLTSALSMTLCQDKRLTHRAFARAGLRQPAQRLAGDAESNAAFLAEQGALVVKPVDGEQGQGVAVDLRSAEAVEDAIARARQFDSRVLLESYHPGQDLRIVVIGYQVVAAAIRHPASVVGDGVHSIGALIEAQSRRRQAATCGESRIPLDAETQRTLHDAGYDYSSVLPAGTRLAVRKTANLHTGGTLEDVTARLHPALAEAAVSAARALEIPVVGLDLLVPAADQPDYVLIEANERVGLANHEPQPTAERFIDLLFPLSRVHP; translated from the coding sequence ATGCGCGCCACTGCCTACAAACAGCGCCTGCAACGCGGCCAGGCACCGTCCTACGAGCGCCTGCAGGCACACCTGGCCCGCGAGGGCAGCGATGCCTGCCAGCCGCAGAGCATCCACTGCGGCTGGGGCCGCCTGCTGATCGGCCATACCTACCCGGATGCCGCCAGCCTGGCGGCCGCACTGCAGGAGGAACGAGCCGGCGAACGCGACATAGCCCTCTATGTGGCCGCGCCGCAGCAGGTTCTGGCGCAGGCGCCGCAGCAGCTGTTCCTCGACCCCTCCGATACCTTGCGCCTGTGGTTCACCGACTACCGCCCGGCGCCACGCAGCTTCCGCGGCTTCCATATACGCCGGGTGCAGGGCCAGGCAGACTGGGACGCCATCAACCGCCTCTACCTGCAGCGCGGCATGCTGCCAGTGGAGCACGAGCGGCTGACCCCGCGCGAGGACGGCGGGCCGAGCTACTGGCTGGCCGAGGACGAAGTCGGCGGCCGCGTGCTGGGCACGGTGATGGGCCTGGACCACCAGCGCGCCTTCGCCGACCCGCAGCTGGGCAGCAGCCTGTGGTGCCTGGCGGTAGCGCCGGACTGCCCGCGCCCGGGCGTCGGCGAAGCCCTGGTGCGCCACCTGATCGAGCACGGCATGAGCCGTGGCCTGGCCTACCTCGACCTGTCGGTGCTGCACGACAACCTGCAGGCCAAGGCGCTGTACGCCAAGCTCGGCTTCCGCGACCTGTCGACCTTCGCCATCAAGCGGCGCAACGGCATCAACCAGGCGCTGTTCCTCGGCCCCGGTCCCGAAGCCGGACTCAACCCCTACGCCCGCATCATCGTCGATGAGGCCCAGCGCCGCGGCATCGAGGTGCAGGTGGACGACGCCGAGGGCGGCCTGTTCACCCTCAGCCAGGGCGGCCGGCGCATCCGCTGCCGCGAGTCGCTGTCGGACCTGACCAGCGCGCTGAGCATGACCCTGTGCCAGGACAAGCGCCTGACTCACCGCGCCTTCGCCCGCGCCGGCCTGCGCCAGCCGGCGCAGCGCCTGGCCGGGGATGCCGAGAGCAATGCCGCCTTTCTCGCCGAACAGGGCGCGCTGGTGGTCAAACCGGTGGACGGCGAGCAGGGCCAGGGCGTGGCCGTGGACCTGCGCAGTGCAGAGGCGGTGGAAGATGCCATCGCCCGCGCCCGCCAGTTCGACAGCCGCGTGCTGCTGGAGAGCTACCACCCGGGGCAGGACCTGCGCATCGTGGTGATCGGCTACCAGGTGGTGGCCGCCGCCATCCGCCACCCGGCCAGCGTGGTCGGCGACGGCGTGCACAGCATCGGCGCGCTGATCGAGGCGCAGAGTCGCCGGCGCCAGGCCGCCACCTGCGGCGAGAGCCGCATCCCGCTGGACGCCGAGACCCAGCGCACCCTGCACGATGCCGGCTACGACTATTCCAGCGTGCTGCCGGCCGGCACCCGCCTGGCCGTGCGCAAGACCGCCAACCTGCACACCGGCGGCACCCTGGAAGATGTCACCGCGCGCCTGCACCCGGCGCTGGCCGAGGCGGCCGTAAGCGCCGCACGGGCGCTGGAGATTCCGGTGGTCGGCCTCGACCTGCTGGTGCCGGCCGCCGACCAGCCCGACTACGTGCTGATCGAGGCCAACGAGCGGGTCGGCCTGGCCAACCACGAGCCGCAACCGACCGCCGAGCGCTTCATCGACCTGCTGTTCCCGCTCAGCCGCGTGCATCCCTGA
- a CDS encoding N-acetylglutaminylglutamine amidotransferase, with amino-acid sequence MCGIAGELRFDQQPADLAALEKITHHLTPRGPDACGFHSSGPLAFGHRRLKIMDLAPASGQPMIDHQLGLSLVFNGALYNYPELRTELQALGYQFHSDGDTEVLLKGYHAWGEQLLPKLNGMFAFAIWERDRERLFLARDRLGIKPLYLTQDGARLRFASTLPALLQGGGIDTGLDQVALNHYLNFHAVVPAPRTLLRGVEKLPPASWLRLDLNGNREQQCWWQLEFGPHRDEITLELADWRDRVLDGLREAVSIRQRAAVDVGVLLSGGVDSSLLVGLLREAGVDNLSTFSIGFADAGGERGDEFHYSDLIANHYGTRHHQLRIGEREIIEQLPAAFRAMSEPMVSHDCIAFYLLSREVSRHCKVVQSGQGADELFAGYHWYPQVDGRCDTLEAYRTAFFDRDHGELLDTLQRKWQGEDWAGEFVRDHFAMPGAAAPVDKALRLDTTVMLVDDPVKRVDNMTMAWGLEARVPFLDYRLVELAARIPARFKLGDGGKQVLKEAARQVIPHAVIDRPKGYFPVPGLKHLQGATLDWVRDLLLDPSQDRGLFEPAMLDRLLSDPQGQLTPLRGSKLWQLAALHLWLDQQGL; translated from the coding sequence ATGTGCGGAATCGCTGGAGAACTACGCTTCGACCAACAGCCGGCCGACCTGGCCGCTCTCGAGAAAATCACCCACCACCTGACCCCGCGCGGCCCTGACGCCTGTGGCTTCCACAGCAGCGGACCACTGGCCTTCGGCCACCGCCGCCTGAAGATCATGGACCTGGCGCCGGCCTCCGGCCAGCCGATGATCGATCACCAGCTGGGCCTGAGCCTGGTGTTCAACGGCGCCCTCTACAACTACCCGGAATTGCGCACGGAGCTGCAGGCGCTGGGCTACCAGTTCCACTCCGACGGCGACACCGAGGTGCTGCTCAAGGGCTACCACGCCTGGGGCGAGCAGCTGCTGCCCAAGCTCAACGGCATGTTCGCCTTCGCCATCTGGGAGCGTGACCGCGAGCGCCTGTTCCTGGCCCGCGACCGCCTCGGCATCAAGCCGCTGTACCTGACCCAGGACGGCGCGCGCCTGCGCTTCGCCTCGACCCTGCCGGCCCTGCTGCAGGGCGGCGGCATCGACACCGGCCTGGACCAGGTGGCCCTCAATCATTACCTCAACTTCCATGCCGTGGTGCCAGCCCCGCGCACCCTGCTGCGCGGCGTCGAGAAGCTGCCGCCGGCCAGCTGGCTGCGCCTGGACCTGAACGGCAACCGCGAGCAGCAGTGCTGGTGGCAGCTGGAATTCGGCCCGCACCGCGACGAAATCACCCTGGAACTGGCGGACTGGCGCGACCGCGTGCTCGACGGCCTGCGTGAGGCGGTGAGCATTCGCCAGCGCGCCGCCGTGGACGTCGGCGTGCTGCTCTCCGGCGGGGTGGACTCCAGCCTGCTGGTCGGTCTGCTGCGTGAAGCAGGGGTCGACAACCTGTCGACCTTCTCCATCGGCTTTGCCGATGCCGGCGGCGAGCGCGGCGACGAGTTCCACTACTCCGACCTGATCGCCAACCACTACGGTACCCGCCATCACCAGCTGCGCATCGGCGAGCGGGAGATCATCGAGCAGCTGCCGGCGGCCTTCCGCGCCATGAGCGAGCCGATGGTCAGCCACGACTGCATCGCCTTCTACCTGCTGTCGCGCGAGGTCTCCAGGCACTGCAAGGTGGTGCAGAGCGGCCAGGGCGCCGACGAGCTGTTCGCCGGTTACCACTGGTACCCGCAGGTGGACGGTCGCTGCGACACCCTCGAGGCCTACCGCACGGCCTTCTTCGACCGCGACCACGGCGAGCTGCTGGATACCCTGCAGCGCAAGTGGCAGGGCGAGGACTGGGCCGGCGAGTTCGTCCGCGACCACTTCGCCATGCCCGGCGCCGCCGCCCCGGTGGACAAGGCGCTGCGCCTGGACACCACGGTGATGCTGGTCGACGACCCGGTCAAACGGGTCGACAACATGACCATGGCCTGGGGCCTGGAGGCGCGCGTGCCGTTCCTCGACTACCGCCTGGTCGAGCTGGCCGCGCGCATCCCGGCGCGCTTCAAGCTCGGCGACGGCGGCAAGCAGGTGCTCAAGGAAGCGGCCCGCCAGGTCATCCCCCACGCGGTGATCGACCGGCCCAAGGGCTACTTCCCGGTGCCCGGCCTCAAGCACCTGCAAGGCGCCACTCTCGACTGGGTGCGCGACCTGCTGCTCGACCCCAGCCAGGATCGCGGCCTGTTCGAGCCGGCCATGCTCGACCGCCTGCTCAGCGACCCGCAGGGGCAGCTCACCCCGCTGCGCGGCTCCAAGCTGTGGCAGCTGGCGGCGCTGCACCTGTGGCTGGATCAACAGGGACTCTGA